Part of the Amblyraja radiata isolate CabotCenter1 chromosome 27, sAmbRad1.1.pri, whole genome shotgun sequence genome is shown below.
TCCGATCTGAATCTGATTACAGCTTTCAGTTGAGAAGTTGTTAGGATGCAGACCACACTCCGCTCACTGTTGTGGACCTGTGGATACAGAATTGTAGCTGGACATTCAGGTCTTTGCCTGCTGCACCGGCAGCTCAGACCCCCCTTCGCTCACCACCGTGTGGCGTCGCCCGATGTTTTACCCTCGAGTTCTGCTTTTCAACTTTCCACCCAGTTCCCTAAATGATCTTTGCGATACATCATCTCTGTTCCCGTGACATCAGTGCTGATGTAGACCACGACCTGTGGCTGACAATCCGCCCCTTAAATCCTGCATAGGACTGATTCAGCACAAGGAAGTTTATAATGTGACTGTCGTTACTGATCGAGAATCTCAGATGAAGATGACCATGTGGTCAGCATGTTCATGCTGATTCTTCATCTGTCCcaccttctccttctcccccagAGCCCTGCGAATACCGATGTCAACCTCTGCCCGATGATGCAGAACCAGCTCATATCTTCCACACCGCGGGCACTTGCCTTCCTGTGTATGTTGCTCTGCTCGCTGTTTCTTTTTCTCTGCACACATTAGATAATCATTAATTGTCAGAAACCTCAGATATTTTTCTGATTTTTAGATTAATTTCGGTAGCTGGGATTTAATAAACAAACTCTCTCCCTGAGTGGCCCCTGGTGgaaaacaatagaaacatagaaaataggtgcaggcgtaggcgtaggccattcggcccttcaagccagctctgccattcaatatgatcgtggctgatcatccaaaatcagtaccctgttcctgctttcccccatatcccttgattcccttagccctaagagctaaatctaactcttgaaaaacatccagtgaattggcctccactgccttctgtggcagagaattccacagattcacaatctcTGGGTGAACAGAGATCTTACTCAACAGTTTCTCCCTGCCTGCCTATTCCACATAACCCGGCTCTGTACCTGGTAACGGGCAGCGTCCTCAGCCCACACACTGTGTGCTCTCAGCAGCTTCTGCTCAATGAGCAGCTTCTGATTATTCAGGCTTGTCACCTGTTGCTGCAATTGCCACACTTGGCCCCGCAGGCTGCCCACCTCCCGCTGAGCGAGCCGTAGGGAGGCCGCCCTCGATTTATTCCAGCTCAACAACTTTTCCAGTTTGGGTTCATGATATTTCTCCAACCATTGCCTCTGCTCGGCTAAAAGGTTCTGGAATTCGTTTGTTTGCCGGCTCCTCCACAGGGGCAGAATGTTGTCAATGTTTCTGGTATTTTCCAGTTGGTGGATTACAAGTTTTATTTCCTCACGGCACTGATGTTTAAACGCAGCCAGTTGGTCGGAGAGAGTTTGTGATCTCGATTCTTCGGCTTCATGTTCTAATGTCATTTGGACAAGGCCTTGCCGAGTGCTGTCCGCTACCTGTTTATAGGTCATGTGGGCCTTTGTCATTTCAAACAGTTTTCTTTTCATGAACATAATTTCTTCCTTGTAGTTTTCACATTTAATCTCTGCCTGTGATTTACTCCGATAAATCGCCACCAGTTTTACCCGCAGCTCACAGATTTCTTGATGCATCGGTTCCTTCAGGAAGATCAGTTCTCGGATGAGCTTCTCCCTCTCGTCCAGGAGTTCCTCCAAGCAGTAAAGACACCATTGGAAGTGTTCCCCTACTTGCTGCAGTGAATCAACAGCTGGAATGTCCACAGGCGACTCGGCAGGCAGTTCACCCCTTGTATCCTGCA
Proteins encoded:
- the LOC116988262 gene encoding uncharacterized protein LOC116988262, whose amino-acid sequence is MKHRQYLHNMDTRGELPAESPVDIPAVDSLQQVGEHFQWCLYCLEELLDEREKLIRELIFLKEPMHQEICELRVKLVAIYRSKSQAEIKCENYKEEIMFMKRKLFEMTKAHMTYKQVADSTRQGLVQMTLEHEAEESRSQTLSDQLAAFKHQCREEIKLVIHQLENTRNIDNILPLWRSRQTNEFQNLLAEQRQWLEKYHEPKLEKLLSWNKSRAASLRLAQREVGSLRGQVWQLQQQVTSLNNQKLLIEQKLLRAHSVWAEDAARYQIQKRELEAKARILETDLSVQKTKNDDIRCMKQNIAEELAAYKESLTMCGHIIESPDMIDQKNPNPK